A genomic window from Scophthalmus maximus strain ysfricsl-2021 chromosome 17, ASM2237912v1, whole genome shotgun sequence includes:
- the LOC118288724 gene encoding NACHT, LRR and PYD domains-containing protein 3 isoform X3, producing the protein MTSLKETLWLTLEDLRAEEFKQLKWHLQQADIMHTIVPHGEAYRAIPTTRLEKADRQDTVDQMVQIYNLRGALEVTRGVLIKINRNDLVQQLPNITATSKAAWEVDVGDVGISSENRRDLMVPVPKPPQPITSYQKMLQSNLQNRFICVHEGLSDMEDKKLLDDIYTELYITDGGNMQINRQHEVRQIEMAARQPAKIEISVKPSDIFKHPSGKYRPIRTVLTNGIAGIGKTFLVQKFILDWAEGRNNQDVHLIFPFTFRQLNLLKGKRFCLAKLIHKCIRETKDITEDALNYIFTTLQTSGNTNYDKSKFKLLFVLDGLDENRLQLDFTAKETKVLDVTNSTGVEGLLMNLIKGTLLPSSRLWITTRPAAANQISLELVDMVSEVRGFTDPQKEEYFTKKFSHHGHADRIISHIRASRSLYIMCYIPVFCWITATVLQDVLQTSEGVELPKTLTEMYTEFLAFQMKQTKEKYGTKKCIRYIESLAKLAFHQLEKGNIIFYEEDLKHSGIDLSEASMYSGVFTQIFKRERWRKKDKEKGRMFSFVHLSIQEFLAAFYVQLSLVNGSKNVMAESQAVSRNLGGFFCKTSATEVHRSAIDKALASPEGHLDLFLRFLLGLSLQTNKDLLADLLGRKPMSPSSNQETIQYIKEKIEQDLSPERSINLFHCLNELNDHSLVEDIQDYISSGCIFQRYLTPAQWSGLVFILLSSEKKHDVFDLKKYSASHGGLLRLLPVFQDSTTYLLSGCNLSDTSFKALVSVLTSEQSKVRELDLSSNNPDDVGVTALSAALENPCCRVESLRLSACNLSEGNCDSLASVLGSGSSNLRELDLGDNNLQDSGVKLLAAGLESPHCTLESLRLNLCKLSSVSCEALASVLSSRSSCLRQLDLSNNDLLDSGVKLLAAGLANPRCRLETLRLSGCLVTEEGCASLASALSSNPSHLRELDLSYNHPGVSGAAPLSAGLDDPRWRLDTLKVDPSGVCWLKSGLRKYAGELTLDLNTAHRDLVLSDGNRSVTKGDDEQPYPDGPERFCDVFQLLCREGLTGRHYWEVEWKGRVWIGAAYSGISRSGKAVHCLLGGNEKSWCLECTDDAYYSWHNKSITSIWFHPLDTTRVAAYLDWPAGTLSFYRLSSDTVTHLYTFYSTFDEPVYPGFWIGLNCSATLCQMEEEAEEEELSPV; encoded by the exons ATGACCTCGCTCAAGGAGACGCTGTGGCTAACGCTGGAGGATTTGAGGGCTGAGGAGTTCAAGCAGTTGAAATGGCACCTCCAGCAGGCGGACATCATGCACACGATCGTCCCACATGGCGAGGCCTATCGAGCCATCCCCACCACCAGGCTGGAGAAGGCCGACAGGCAAGACACCGTTGATCAGATGGTGCAGATCTACAACCTCCGTGGCGCTCTGGAGGTGACCAGAGGGGTTTTAATCAAGATCAACAGAAATGATCTTGTGCAGCAATTACCAAACATCACCGCAACATCAAAAGCTGCGTGGGAAG TAGATGTTGGTGATGTGGGGATTAGTTCAGAAAACAGAAGAG ATTTGATGGTGCCAGTACCAAAGCCTCCACAACCAATCACATCGTACCAAAAGATGCTCCAGTCTAATCTTCAGAACCGGTTTATATGTGTACACGAAGGACTGTCTGATATGGAGGATAAAAAACTGCTGGATGATATCTATACAGAGCTCTACATCACAGATGGAGGCAACATGCAAATTAACAGGCAACATGAGGTCAGGCAGATTGAGATGGCAGCAAGGCAGCCAGCTAAAATAGAGATATCAGTCAAACCCAGTGACATCTTCAAACACCCGTCCGGAAAATACAGGCCCATAAGGACAGTGCTGACCAATGGGATTGCAGGGATCGGGAAAACCTTTCTTGTGCAAAAGTTCATCCTCGATTGGGCTGAAGGAAGAAACAATCAGGATGTGCATCTCATATTCCCCTTCACCTTCCGCCAGCTCAATCTACTGAAGGGAAAAAGGTTTTGTCTTGCCAAACTCATTCACAAATGTATCAGGGAAACCAAAGACATCACAGAGGACGCtcttaattacattttcacaactttACAGACATCTGGAAACACCAACTACGACAAGAGCAAATTTAAACTTCTCTTTGTGTTGGACGGACTAGATGAGAACCGTCTTCAACTCGACTTCACTGCCAAGGAAACAAAGGTTCTTGATGTGACAAATTCGACAGGGGTGGAAGGACTTCTGATGAACCTCATTAAAGGGACTCTGCTTCCGTCTTCGCGCCTCTGGATAACCAcacgacctgcagcagccaatcagatctCCCTAGAGTTAGTTGACATGGTATCAGAGGTGAGAGGCTTCACCGACCCACAGAAGGAGGAGTATTTCACCAAGAAATTCAGCCATCACGGGCATGCTGATAGAATCATCTCCCACATCAGGGCGTCACGGAGCCTTTACATCATGTGCTACATTCCGGTCTTCTGCTGGATCACAGCTACAGTGCTGCAGGACGTGTTGCAAACCAGCGAGGGAGTAGAGCTGCCAAAGACCCTGACTGAGATGTACACGGAATTCCTTGCTTTTCAGATGAAGCAGACAAAAGAGAAATACGGCACAAAAAAGTGCATTCGCTACATTGAGTCACTTGCAAAGCTGGCTTTCCACCAGCTGGAGAAAGGAAACATAATCTTCTACGAGGAGGACCTAAAACATAGCGGCATTGATCTCAGCGAAGCCTCCATGTACTCTGGGGTGTTCACGCAGATCTTTAAGAGGGAGCGCTGGAGGAAGAAGGACAAGGAAAAGGGCAGAATGTTCAGTTTTGTCCATCTGAGCATTCAGGAGTTTCTGGCTGCTTTTTATGTGCAGCTCTCGCTCGTCAACGGCAGCAAAAACGTGATGGCGGAATCACAGGCGGTCTCCAGAAATCTGGGGGGGTTTTTCTGCAAAACATCTGCAACCGAGGTCCACAGGAGTGCCATCGACAAGGCCTTGGCGAGTCCCGAGGGTCACCTGGACTTGTTCCTCCGTTTCCTGTTGGGCCTGTCATTGCAGACCAACAAAGACCTCCTGGCAGACCTGCTTGGACGGAAACCAATGAGCCCAAGCAGTAATCAGGAGACAATCCAGTACATTAAAGAGAAGATTGAGCAGGATCTGTCTCCAGAGAGAAGCATCAACCTGTTCCACTGTCTGAATGAGCTGAATGACCACTCGCTAGTGGAGGATATTCAAGACTACATCAGTTCGGGATGTATCTTTCAAAGATATCTCACTCCTGCCCAGTGGTCAGGGCTGGTCTTCATCCTTCTgtcatcagaaaaaaagcatgACGTGTTTGACCTCAAGAAATACTCTGCCTCGCATGGCGGTCTCCTGAGGCTGCTGCCGGTGTTTCAAGACTCCACAACATACCT GCTGAGTGGCTGTAACCTGTCAGACACCAGCTTCAAAGCCCTGGTCTCGGTCCTGACCTCGGAACAGTCGAAGGTGAGAGAGCTGGACCTGAGCAGCAACAACCCCGACGATGTTGGAGTGACGGCGCTCTCCGCCGCCCTGGAGAATCCATGCTGCAGAGTGGAATCGCTCAG GTTAAGTGCCTGCAACCTCTCGGAGGGGAACTGTGACTCTCTGGCCTCAGTCCTCGGGTCTGGGTCCTCCAATCTGCGAGAGCTGGACCTGGGTGACAACAACTTGCAGGATTCCGGAGTGAAGCTTCTCGCTGCCGGACTTGAGAGTCCGCACTGCACGTTGGAATCGCTCCG GCTGAACTTGTGCAAGCTGTCCTCGGTGAGCTGTGAAGCTCTGGCCTCGGTCCTCAGCTCACGGTCATCTTGCCTGAGGCAGCTGGACCTGAGTAACAATGACCTGCTGGATTCAGGAGTTAAACTGCTCGCTGCCGGACTGGCGAATCCACGATGCCGACTGGAAACACTCAG gCTGTCAGGCTGTCTGGTCACAGAGGAAGGCTGtgcttctctggcctcagctctgagcTCCAACCCCTCCCATCTGAGGGAGCTGGACCTGAGCTACAATCATCCGGGGGTCTCGGGAGCGGCGCCCCTGTCCGCCGGACTGGACGACCCACGGTGGAGGCTGGACACTCTGAA gGTCGACCCCAGCGGAGTGTGCTGGTTGAAATCTGGTCTGAGGAAGT ATGCCGGTGAACTCACACTGGACCTGAACACCGCGCACAGGGACCTCGTGCTGTCCGACGGGAACAGGAGCGTGACCAAGGGCGACGACGAGCAGCCGTATCCAGATGGCCCCGAGAGATTTTGCGACGTGTTTCAGTTGCTGTGCAGAGAGGGTCTCACCGGTCGCCACtactgggaggtggagtggaAAGGACGGGTTTGGATCGGTGCGGCCTACAGCGGAATCAGCAGGAGTGGAAAGGCTGTCCACTGCCTACTCGGAGGGAATGAAAAGTCCTGGTGCCTCGAGTGCACGGATGATGCGTACTATTCTTGGCACAATAAAAGTATAACAAGCATATGGTTCCACCCCCTCGACACCACCAGAGTGGCGGCGTATCTGGACTGGCCCGCGGGCACCCTGTCCTTCTACAGACTCTCCTCTGATACTGTGACTCACCTCTACACCTTCTACTCCACGTTCGACGAGCCTGTCTACCCCGGGTTCTGGATTGGGTTGAATTGCTCAGCGACTCTGTgccagatggaggaggaggcggaggaggaggagttgtcGCCTGTTTGA